TTTTAATTGACATTTTGGAATTGACCGATTAAATTTTAGTAAATTATTGATTCTATAGAATATATAAGTTAGCTTTACATGAAATGATAATAATGAGGAATTGCAATGACAATAAACAATACAGCATTAAAGATAATTAAAGAAAAATATTCATATCTGTCGACTGAATTTGGTGTTAAAAAAATAGGTTTTTTTGGTTCTATTGCAAAAGGAATTGAAACAGAAGATAGCGATATAGACGTTGTGGTAGAATTCAAAAGACCAATAGGTCTCAAATTTATTGACCTTGTTGAATATCTGGAAAGCCTCT
This genomic window from Spirochaetota bacterium contains:
- a CDS encoding nucleotidyltransferase domain-containing protein, with protein sequence MTINNTALKIIKEKYSYLSTEFGVKKIGFFGSIAKGIETEDSDIDVVVEFKRPIGLKFIDLVEYLESL